From the genome of Burkholderia cepacia ATCC 25416:
GCAACCATTAGCGATCGATTTCGCCGAACACGATGTCCTGCGTACCGATGATCGTGACGGCGTCGGCGATCATGTGACCGCGCGCCATTTCGTCGAGCGACGCCAGGTGCGCGAAACCCGGTGCGCGAATCTTGAGGCGATACGGCTTGTTGGCACCGTCCGACACGAGGTAGATGCCGAACTCACCCTTCGGATGCTCGACCGCCGCGTACGCTTCGCCTTCCGGCACATGGAAACCTTCGGTGAAGAGCTTGAAGTGGTGAATCAAGTCTTCCATGTTGGTCTTCATGCCGACGCGCGACGGCGGTGCAACCTTGTGATTGTCGGTCATCACCGGGCCCGGATTCTTGCGGAGCCACTCAATACACTGTTTCGCGATACGGATCGACTGGCGCATTTCTTCGACGCGAACCAGGTAGCGGTCGTAGCAATCGCCATTCACGCCGACCGGCACGTCGAAATCCATGCGATCGTACACTTCGTACGGCTGCTTCTTGCGCAGGTCCCAGGCGATGCCCGAGCCGCGCAGCATCGGGCCCGTCAGGCCCATCTGCAGCGCACGTTCCGGGCTGACCACGCCGATCCCGACCAGACGCTGCTTCCAGATCCGGTTGTCGGTGAGCAGCGTTTCGTATTCGTCGACGCACTTCGGGAAGCGCGTGAAGAAGTCGTCGATGAAGTCGAGCACCGAGCCGCTGCGCGCTTCGTTCATCTTCGCGAGCGCCTTCTCGTTGCGAATCTTCGACGCCTTGTATTGCGGCATTGCGTCAGGCAGGTCGCGGTAGACGCCGCCCGGACGGTAGTACGCCGCGTGCATCCGGGCACCGGACACCGCTTCGTACACGTCCATCAGGTCTTCGCGTTCGCGGAATGCGTACAGGAACACCGCCATCGCGCCGACGTCGAGTGCGTGCGCGCCGATCCACATCAGGTGGTTCAGCACGCGCGTGATCTCGTCGAACAGCACGCGGATGTACTGGGCGCGCTCAGGCACTTCGATGCCGAGCAGCTTTTCGATCGCGAGCACGTAGCCGTGCTCGTTGACCATCATCGACACGTAGTCGAGACGGTCCATGTACGGCACGGACTGGATGAATGTTTTGGATTCCGCGAGCTTTTCCGTCGCGCGGTGCAGCAGGCCGATGTGCGGATCGGCACGCTGAATGACTTCGCCGTCGAGCTCGAGCACGAGGCGCAGCACGCCGTGCGCTGCCGGGTGCTGCGGGCCGAAGTTGAGCGTGTAGTTCTTGATTTCTGCCATGACGCCCCCTTAATGTTTCAGACCGCCATAGCGATCCTCGCGGATCACGCGCGGCGTGATTTCGCGCGGCTCGATCGTCACCGGCTGGTACACGACCCGCTTCTCTTCCGGGTCGTAACGCATTTCGA
Proteins encoded in this window:
- a CDS encoding NADH-quinone oxidoreductase subunit D, coding for MAEIKNYTLNFGPQHPAAHGVLRLVLELDGEVIQRADPHIGLLHRATEKLAESKTFIQSVPYMDRLDYVSMMVNEHGYVLAIEKLLGIEVPERAQYIRVLFDEITRVLNHLMWIGAHALDVGAMAVFLYAFREREDLMDVYEAVSGARMHAAYYRPGGVYRDLPDAMPQYKASKIRNEKALAKMNEARSGSVLDFIDDFFTRFPKCVDEYETLLTDNRIWKQRLVGIGVVSPERALQMGLTGPMLRGSGIAWDLRKKQPYEVYDRMDFDVPVGVNGDCYDRYLVRVEEMRQSIRIAKQCIEWLRKNPGPVMTDNHKVAPPSRVGMKTNMEDLIHHFKLFTEGFHVPEGEAYAAVEHPKGEFGIYLVSDGANKPYRLKIRAPGFAHLASLDEMARGHMIADAVTIIGTQDIVFGEIDR